In Juglans regia cultivar Chandler chromosome 13, Walnut 2.0, whole genome shotgun sequence, the following proteins share a genomic window:
- the LOC108979086 gene encoding alpha-glucan water dikinase, chloroplastic isoform X2, producing MSNILGNNILHQSLLRPPVVEPLSKLNSSGIPANTLFQAASWNQAAAQTRKSPLSTKFLGNNLKVRKPNLAMGTHRPLKFNLRAVLATDPASELAGKFNLDGNIELQVGVSSPAQGSVTQLDIQVSYGSDSLVLHWGLIRDRKEKWVLPSRQPAGTKVYKNKALRTPFIKSGSTSFLKIEIDDPEIQAIEFLILDEDQNKWYKNNGENFHVKFCKKEKLTPDVSVPEDLVQIHAYMRWERKGKQMYTPEQEKVEYEAARTELLEEIAKGVSVQDLRAKLTKKNDVREDRESSISEKKRIPDDLVQIQSYIRWEKAGKPNYSPDQQLKEFEEARKELQTELEKGASLDEIRKKITKGEIQTKVTKQLHHKKHFGVGRIQRKKRDLMQLITKYSAETIEEQDLFKPKDLTGVEIFAKTKEEQDRGQVLNKKIYKLADKELLVLVTKSANKTKVHLATDFKEPVTLHWGLSKQRAGDWLEPPPTALPQGSVSVNKAIETQLTSSSSTNPPYEVQYVEVEIEDDSFTGMPFVLVSNGNWIKNDGSDFFIEFSAGTKQVQKDAGDGIGTAKSLLHKIAEKESEAQKSFMHRFNIAADLIDQAKNAGELGLAGLLVWMRFMATRQLIWNKNYNVKPREISKAQDRLTDSLQDVYTNYPQHRELLRMIMSTVGRGGEGDVGQRIRDEILVIQRNNDCKGAMMEEWHQKLHNNTSPDDVVICQALIDYIERDFDVGVYWKTLNDNGITKERLLSYDRAIHSEPNFRRDQKNGLLRDLGNYLRTLKAVHSGADLESAISNCMGYKSQGQGFMVGVQINPISGLPSGFPDLLKFVLDHVEDKNVEALLESLLEARQDLRPLLSKSQNRLKDLLFLDIALDSTVRTAIERGYEELNNAPPEKIMYFIALVLENLALSSDDNEDLIYCLKGWNHALSMSNSKDNHWALYAKSVLDRTRLSLTNKAELYQRVLQPSAEYLGSLLGVDQWAVNIFTEEIIRAGSAASLSSLLNRLDPVLRKTANLGSWQVISPVEAVGYVVVVDELLSVQNKSFEQPTILVAKSVKGEEEIPDGTVAVLTPDMPDVLSHVSVRARNGKVCFATCFDPRILADLQARKGKLLRLKPTSADITYSELKEGELVDVSSANLKEDASSPRLTLVRKQFSGRYAISSEEFTSDMVGAKSRNISYLKGKVPSWIGIPTSVALPFGVFEKVLSDNSNQAVSQKLELLKRKLGGGEFSVLRQIRETVLQLAAPTQLVQELKTKMQSSGMPWPGDEGEQRWEQAWIAIKKVWASKWNERAYFSTRKVKLDHDYLCMAVLVQEIINADYAFVIHTTNPSSGDSSEIYAEVVKGLGETLVGAYPGRALSFLCKKNDLNSPQVLGYPSKPIGLFIRRSIIFRSDSNGEDLEGYAGAGLYDSVPMDEEEKVMLDYSSDPLMIDGNFRHSILSSIARAGSAIEELYGSPQDIEGVIRDGKVFVVQTRPQM from the exons ATGAGTAATATCTTAGGCAATAATATACTCCACCAGAGTTTGCTTCGTCCCCCAGTCGTAGAACCTCTGAGTAAACTCAATTCTTCTGGCATCCCCGCAAACACTTTGTTTCAAGCTGCGTCCTGGAACCAAGCAGCAGCGCAGACACGGAAGTCACCGCTATCCACGAAATTTCTTGGGAACAATCTGAAAGTGCGGAAGCCAAATTTAGCCATGGGAACACATCGACCTTTGAAATTTAATCTGCGTGCTGTATTAGCCACAGATCCAGCTTCTGAG CTTGCAGGAAAATTCAACCTTGATGGAAATATAGAATTACAG GTTGGTGTAAGTTCTCCTGCTCAAGGGTCTGTTACACAATTAGATATTCAAGTCTCCTATGGCAGTGACTCTTTAGTTCTTCACTGGGGTCTTATACGTGATAGAAAAGA AAAGTGGGTACTTCCTTCTCGTCAGCCAGCTGGAACAAAAGTGTACAAGAACAAAGCACTGAGAACTCCTTTCATAAAA tCTGGCTCCACTTCATTCCTTAAAATAGAAATCGATGATCCTGAAATACAAGCTATAGAGTTTCTTATACTTGATGAAGACCAAAATAAATG GTATAAAAATAATGGTGAGAACTTTCATGTTAAGTTCTGTAAGAAAGAGAAGTTGACGCCAGATGTTTCAGTTCCGGAAGATCTTGTACAGATTCATGCGTATATGAGGTGGGAAAGAAAGGGGAAACAGATGTATACCCCAGAGCAAGAAAAG GTGGAATATGAAGCAGCTCGAACTGAGTTGTTGGAAGAAATAGCCAAGGGTGTGTCTGTCCAAGACCTCCGAGCGAAGTTGACAAAGAAGAATGATGTTAGAGAAGACAGGGAGTCATCCATTTCTGAAAAAAAGAGAATTCCTGATGATCTTGTACAAATACAATCTTATATCCGATGGGAGAAGGCAGGGAAACCTAACTATTCCCCAGATCAACAACTT AAAGAATTTGAGGAAGCAAGAAAAGAGTTGCAAACTGAGCTAGAAAAAGGTGCTTCTCTCGATGAGATACGAAAGAAAATTACCAAAGGAGAGATACAAACTAAAGTTACAAAGCAACTGCATCACAAGAAGCATTTTGGTGTCGGAAGGATTCAGCGCAAGAAGAGGGATTTAATGCAGCTTATCACTAAATATTCGGCTGAAACTATAGAGGAACAAGATTTGTTCAAACCAAAAGACTTGACAGGAGTTGAAATTTTTGCTAAGACAAAGGAAGAACAGGATCGTGGTCAAGTTCTGAACAAGAAAATATACAAGCTTGCTGATAAGGAACTTCTT GTACTTGTCACCAAATCTGCGAACAAAACAAAGGTTCATCTGGCCACGGATTTCAAAGAACCAGTTACCCTTCACTGGGGTTTATCCAAGCAAAGAGCTGGAGATTGGTTG GAACCACCTCCAACAGCATTGCCCCAGGGTTCAGTTTCTGTAAACAAGGCCATTGAAACACAACTTACAAGTAGTTCTTCTACAAATCCCCCTTATGAG GTCCAATACGTAGAAGTAGAGATTGAAGATGACAGTTTTACAGGGATGccatttgttcttgtttctAATGGAAACTGGATAAAGAACGATGGCTCagacttttttattgaattcaGTGCTGGAACCAAGCAAGTTCAAAAG GATGCTGGTGATGGCATCGGCACTGCCAAGAGTTTGCTGCATAAAATAGCAGAGAAGGAAAGTGAGGCCCAAAAATCCTTTATGCACCG ATTTAATATTGCAGCAGATTTGATAGATCAAGCCAAAAATGCTGGGGAACTGGGTCTTGCAGGATTGTTGGTGTGGATGAGGTTTATGGCTACAAGGCAGCTCATATGGAATAAAAATTACAACGTGAAGCCACG TGAGATCAGTAAAGCACAGGATAGGCTTACAGACTCGCTTCAGGATGTTTATACGAACTATCCGCAGCATCGTGAACTTCTGCGGATGATTATGTCTACTGTTGGTCGTGGAGGTGAAGGTGATGTGGGACAGCGAATCAGAGATGAGATTCTGGTTATCCAG AGAAATAATGATTGCAAGGGCGCAATGATGGAGGAATGGCATCAAAAGTTACATAATAATACTAGTCCTGATGATGTTGTAATCTGTCAG GCACTGATTGATTATATTGAAAGAGACTTTGATGTTGGAGTTTACTGGAAAACTTTGAATGATAATGGAATAACAAAAGAACGCCTTCTAAGCTATGATCGTGCCATTCATTCTGAACCAAATTTCAGGAGAGACCAGAAGAATGGCCTTTTGCGTGACTTGGGAAACTACTTGAGAACTCTGAAG GCAGTTCATTCAGGTGCAGATCTTGAGTCTGCTATTTCAAATTGTATGGGTTACAAATCTCAG GGTCAAGGCTTCATGGTTGGTGTGCAGATAAATCCCATCTCTGGCTTGCCATCTGGAtttcca GATCTGCTTAAGTTTGTCCTAGATCATGTTGAAGATAAGAATGTAGAAGCCCTACTTGAG aGTTTGCTAGAGGCTCGTCAGGACCTTCGACCACTTCTCTCTAAGAGTCAGAATCGCCTGAAGGATCTTTTGTTTTTGGACATAGCCCTCGATTCTACTGTTAGGACAGCTATCGAGAGAGGATATGAGGAGTTGAATAATGCTCCACCAGAA AAAATTATGTACTTCATTGCTCTGGTTCTTGAAAATCTTGCACTTTCATCAGACGATAATGAGGATCTCATCTACTGCTTGAAG GGATGGAATCATGCCCTAAGCATGTCCAACAGTAAGGACAATCACTGGGCATTATATGCAAAATCAGTGCTTGACAGAACCCGCCTATCGCTTACAAACAAGGCAGAGCTGTACCAGCGAGTTCTGCAACCATCAGCGGAGTACCTTGGGTCACTGCTCGGAGTGGACCAATGGGCT GTGAATATATTTACTGAAGAAATCATCCGTGCTGGATCTGCTGCTTCATTATCCTCACTTCTTAATCGACTTGATCCGGTTCTTCGAAAGACTGCTAATCTTGGGAG TTGGCAAGTTATCAGCCCTGTTGAAGCTGTTGGATATGTTGTTGTTGTGGATGAGTTACTTTCCGTTCAGAATAAATCATTTGAGCAGCCTACAATTCTAGTAGCAAAAAGTGTGAAAGGAGAGGAAGAAATTCCAGATGGTACAGTTGCTGTGCTAACTCCTGATATGCCTGATGTCCTGTCCCATGTATCTGTGCGAGCAAGAAATGGGAAG GTGTGCTTTGCTACCTGCTTTGATCCCAGAATCCTGGCTGACCTCCAAGCGAGGAAAGGGAAGTTATTGCGCCTAAAACCTACGTCTGCTGATATAACATATAG TGAGCTGAAGGAGGGTGAGCTAGTAGATGTGAGTTCAGCTAACTTGAAAGAAGATGCTTCTTCACCTCGTCTCACTTTGGTCAGAAAGCAATTTAGTGGTAGATATGCCATATCATCTGAGGAGTTCACAAGTGATATG GTTGGAGCTAAGTCACGTAATATATCATACTTGAAAGGAAAAGTGCCATCTTGGATTGGGATTCCTACATCAGTTGCTCTACCATTTGGAGTATTTGAGAAAGTTCTTTCAGACAATTCAAATCAG GCAGTTTCTCAGAAGTTGGAGCTTCTGAAGAGAAAGTTAGGAGGAGGAGAGTTCAGTGTACTAAGGCAGATTCGTGAGACAGTTTTACAGTTGGCAGCACCAACCCAattg GTGCAAGAGCTGAAAACTAAGATGCAAAGTTCAGGAATGCCTTGGCCTGGTGATGAAGGTGAACAGCGATGGGAGCAGGCATGGATAGCTATAAAGAAG GTCTGGGCTTCAAAGTGGAATGAGAGGGCATATTTCAGCACCAGAAAAGTGAAATTGGATCACGATTATCTCTGCATGGCTGTCCTTGTTCAGGAAATCATAAATGCTGATTACGCATTTGTAATCCACACCACTAATCCGTCTTCAGGAGACTCATCAGAGATATACGCTGAG GTTGTAAAGGGACTTGGTGAAACACTAGTTGGAGCATATCCTGGTCGTGCTTTAAGTTTTCTCTGCAAGAAAAATGATCTGAACTCTCCTCAG GTGTTGGGTTACCCAAGCAAACCCATTGGCCTTTTTATAAGGCGGTCTATAATTTTCCGATCGGATTCCAATGGTGAAGATCTAGAAGGATATGCTGGTGCTGGTCTTTATGACAG tgtACCAATGGATGAGGAAGAGAAAGTTATGCTGGACTACTCATCTGACCCGCTGATGATTGACGGGAACTTTCGGCACTCGATCCTCTCTAGCATTGCTCGTGCAGGTAGTGCCATTGAGGAGCTGTATGGGTCTCCACAGGACATTGAAGGCGTGATTAGAGATGGAAAAGTATTCGTGGTCCAGACGAGGCCTCAGATGTGA
- the LOC108979086 gene encoding alpha-glucan water dikinase, chloroplastic isoform X1: protein MSNILGNNILHQSLLRPPVVEPLSKLNSSGIPANTLFQAASWNQAAAQTRKSPLSTKFLGNNLKVRKPNLAMGTHRPLKFNLRAVLATDPASEQLAGKFNLDGNIELQVGVSSPAQGSVTQLDIQVSYGSDSLVLHWGLIRDRKEKWVLPSRQPAGTKVYKNKALRTPFIKSGSTSFLKIEIDDPEIQAIEFLILDEDQNKWYKNNGENFHVKFCKKEKLTPDVSVPEDLVQIHAYMRWERKGKQMYTPEQEKVEYEAARTELLEEIAKGVSVQDLRAKLTKKNDVREDRESSISEKKRIPDDLVQIQSYIRWEKAGKPNYSPDQQLKEFEEARKELQTELEKGASLDEIRKKITKGEIQTKVTKQLHHKKHFGVGRIQRKKRDLMQLITKYSAETIEEQDLFKPKDLTGVEIFAKTKEEQDRGQVLNKKIYKLADKELLVLVTKSANKTKVHLATDFKEPVTLHWGLSKQRAGDWLEPPPTALPQGSVSVNKAIETQLTSSSSTNPPYEVQYVEVEIEDDSFTGMPFVLVSNGNWIKNDGSDFFIEFSAGTKQVQKDAGDGIGTAKSLLHKIAEKESEAQKSFMHRFNIAADLIDQAKNAGELGLAGLLVWMRFMATRQLIWNKNYNVKPREISKAQDRLTDSLQDVYTNYPQHRELLRMIMSTVGRGGEGDVGQRIRDEILVIQRNNDCKGAMMEEWHQKLHNNTSPDDVVICQALIDYIERDFDVGVYWKTLNDNGITKERLLSYDRAIHSEPNFRRDQKNGLLRDLGNYLRTLKAVHSGADLESAISNCMGYKSQGQGFMVGVQINPISGLPSGFPDLLKFVLDHVEDKNVEALLESLLEARQDLRPLLSKSQNRLKDLLFLDIALDSTVRTAIERGYEELNNAPPEKIMYFIALVLENLALSSDDNEDLIYCLKGWNHALSMSNSKDNHWALYAKSVLDRTRLSLTNKAELYQRVLQPSAEYLGSLLGVDQWAVNIFTEEIIRAGSAASLSSLLNRLDPVLRKTANLGSWQVISPVEAVGYVVVVDELLSVQNKSFEQPTILVAKSVKGEEEIPDGTVAVLTPDMPDVLSHVSVRARNGKVCFATCFDPRILADLQARKGKLLRLKPTSADITYSELKEGELVDVSSANLKEDASSPRLTLVRKQFSGRYAISSEEFTSDMVGAKSRNISYLKGKVPSWIGIPTSVALPFGVFEKVLSDNSNQAVSQKLELLKRKLGGGEFSVLRQIRETVLQLAAPTQLVQELKTKMQSSGMPWPGDEGEQRWEQAWIAIKKVWASKWNERAYFSTRKVKLDHDYLCMAVLVQEIINADYAFVIHTTNPSSGDSSEIYAEVVKGLGETLVGAYPGRALSFLCKKNDLNSPQVLGYPSKPIGLFIRRSIIFRSDSNGEDLEGYAGAGLYDSVPMDEEEKVMLDYSSDPLMIDGNFRHSILSSIARAGSAIEELYGSPQDIEGVIRDGKVFVVQTRPQM from the exons ATGAGTAATATCTTAGGCAATAATATACTCCACCAGAGTTTGCTTCGTCCCCCAGTCGTAGAACCTCTGAGTAAACTCAATTCTTCTGGCATCCCCGCAAACACTTTGTTTCAAGCTGCGTCCTGGAACCAAGCAGCAGCGCAGACACGGAAGTCACCGCTATCCACGAAATTTCTTGGGAACAATCTGAAAGTGCGGAAGCCAAATTTAGCCATGGGAACACATCGACCTTTGAAATTTAATCTGCGTGCTGTATTAGCCACAGATCCAGCTTCTGAG CAGCTTGCAGGAAAATTCAACCTTGATGGAAATATAGAATTACAG GTTGGTGTAAGTTCTCCTGCTCAAGGGTCTGTTACACAATTAGATATTCAAGTCTCCTATGGCAGTGACTCTTTAGTTCTTCACTGGGGTCTTATACGTGATAGAAAAGA AAAGTGGGTACTTCCTTCTCGTCAGCCAGCTGGAACAAAAGTGTACAAGAACAAAGCACTGAGAACTCCTTTCATAAAA tCTGGCTCCACTTCATTCCTTAAAATAGAAATCGATGATCCTGAAATACAAGCTATAGAGTTTCTTATACTTGATGAAGACCAAAATAAATG GTATAAAAATAATGGTGAGAACTTTCATGTTAAGTTCTGTAAGAAAGAGAAGTTGACGCCAGATGTTTCAGTTCCGGAAGATCTTGTACAGATTCATGCGTATATGAGGTGGGAAAGAAAGGGGAAACAGATGTATACCCCAGAGCAAGAAAAG GTGGAATATGAAGCAGCTCGAACTGAGTTGTTGGAAGAAATAGCCAAGGGTGTGTCTGTCCAAGACCTCCGAGCGAAGTTGACAAAGAAGAATGATGTTAGAGAAGACAGGGAGTCATCCATTTCTGAAAAAAAGAGAATTCCTGATGATCTTGTACAAATACAATCTTATATCCGATGGGAGAAGGCAGGGAAACCTAACTATTCCCCAGATCAACAACTT AAAGAATTTGAGGAAGCAAGAAAAGAGTTGCAAACTGAGCTAGAAAAAGGTGCTTCTCTCGATGAGATACGAAAGAAAATTACCAAAGGAGAGATACAAACTAAAGTTACAAAGCAACTGCATCACAAGAAGCATTTTGGTGTCGGAAGGATTCAGCGCAAGAAGAGGGATTTAATGCAGCTTATCACTAAATATTCGGCTGAAACTATAGAGGAACAAGATTTGTTCAAACCAAAAGACTTGACAGGAGTTGAAATTTTTGCTAAGACAAAGGAAGAACAGGATCGTGGTCAAGTTCTGAACAAGAAAATATACAAGCTTGCTGATAAGGAACTTCTT GTACTTGTCACCAAATCTGCGAACAAAACAAAGGTTCATCTGGCCACGGATTTCAAAGAACCAGTTACCCTTCACTGGGGTTTATCCAAGCAAAGAGCTGGAGATTGGTTG GAACCACCTCCAACAGCATTGCCCCAGGGTTCAGTTTCTGTAAACAAGGCCATTGAAACACAACTTACAAGTAGTTCTTCTACAAATCCCCCTTATGAG GTCCAATACGTAGAAGTAGAGATTGAAGATGACAGTTTTACAGGGATGccatttgttcttgtttctAATGGAAACTGGATAAAGAACGATGGCTCagacttttttattgaattcaGTGCTGGAACCAAGCAAGTTCAAAAG GATGCTGGTGATGGCATCGGCACTGCCAAGAGTTTGCTGCATAAAATAGCAGAGAAGGAAAGTGAGGCCCAAAAATCCTTTATGCACCG ATTTAATATTGCAGCAGATTTGATAGATCAAGCCAAAAATGCTGGGGAACTGGGTCTTGCAGGATTGTTGGTGTGGATGAGGTTTATGGCTACAAGGCAGCTCATATGGAATAAAAATTACAACGTGAAGCCACG TGAGATCAGTAAAGCACAGGATAGGCTTACAGACTCGCTTCAGGATGTTTATACGAACTATCCGCAGCATCGTGAACTTCTGCGGATGATTATGTCTACTGTTGGTCGTGGAGGTGAAGGTGATGTGGGACAGCGAATCAGAGATGAGATTCTGGTTATCCAG AGAAATAATGATTGCAAGGGCGCAATGATGGAGGAATGGCATCAAAAGTTACATAATAATACTAGTCCTGATGATGTTGTAATCTGTCAG GCACTGATTGATTATATTGAAAGAGACTTTGATGTTGGAGTTTACTGGAAAACTTTGAATGATAATGGAATAACAAAAGAACGCCTTCTAAGCTATGATCGTGCCATTCATTCTGAACCAAATTTCAGGAGAGACCAGAAGAATGGCCTTTTGCGTGACTTGGGAAACTACTTGAGAACTCTGAAG GCAGTTCATTCAGGTGCAGATCTTGAGTCTGCTATTTCAAATTGTATGGGTTACAAATCTCAG GGTCAAGGCTTCATGGTTGGTGTGCAGATAAATCCCATCTCTGGCTTGCCATCTGGAtttcca GATCTGCTTAAGTTTGTCCTAGATCATGTTGAAGATAAGAATGTAGAAGCCCTACTTGAG aGTTTGCTAGAGGCTCGTCAGGACCTTCGACCACTTCTCTCTAAGAGTCAGAATCGCCTGAAGGATCTTTTGTTTTTGGACATAGCCCTCGATTCTACTGTTAGGACAGCTATCGAGAGAGGATATGAGGAGTTGAATAATGCTCCACCAGAA AAAATTATGTACTTCATTGCTCTGGTTCTTGAAAATCTTGCACTTTCATCAGACGATAATGAGGATCTCATCTACTGCTTGAAG GGATGGAATCATGCCCTAAGCATGTCCAACAGTAAGGACAATCACTGGGCATTATATGCAAAATCAGTGCTTGACAGAACCCGCCTATCGCTTACAAACAAGGCAGAGCTGTACCAGCGAGTTCTGCAACCATCAGCGGAGTACCTTGGGTCACTGCTCGGAGTGGACCAATGGGCT GTGAATATATTTACTGAAGAAATCATCCGTGCTGGATCTGCTGCTTCATTATCCTCACTTCTTAATCGACTTGATCCGGTTCTTCGAAAGACTGCTAATCTTGGGAG TTGGCAAGTTATCAGCCCTGTTGAAGCTGTTGGATATGTTGTTGTTGTGGATGAGTTACTTTCCGTTCAGAATAAATCATTTGAGCAGCCTACAATTCTAGTAGCAAAAAGTGTGAAAGGAGAGGAAGAAATTCCAGATGGTACAGTTGCTGTGCTAACTCCTGATATGCCTGATGTCCTGTCCCATGTATCTGTGCGAGCAAGAAATGGGAAG GTGTGCTTTGCTACCTGCTTTGATCCCAGAATCCTGGCTGACCTCCAAGCGAGGAAAGGGAAGTTATTGCGCCTAAAACCTACGTCTGCTGATATAACATATAG TGAGCTGAAGGAGGGTGAGCTAGTAGATGTGAGTTCAGCTAACTTGAAAGAAGATGCTTCTTCACCTCGTCTCACTTTGGTCAGAAAGCAATTTAGTGGTAGATATGCCATATCATCTGAGGAGTTCACAAGTGATATG GTTGGAGCTAAGTCACGTAATATATCATACTTGAAAGGAAAAGTGCCATCTTGGATTGGGATTCCTACATCAGTTGCTCTACCATTTGGAGTATTTGAGAAAGTTCTTTCAGACAATTCAAATCAG GCAGTTTCTCAGAAGTTGGAGCTTCTGAAGAGAAAGTTAGGAGGAGGAGAGTTCAGTGTACTAAGGCAGATTCGTGAGACAGTTTTACAGTTGGCAGCACCAACCCAattg GTGCAAGAGCTGAAAACTAAGATGCAAAGTTCAGGAATGCCTTGGCCTGGTGATGAAGGTGAACAGCGATGGGAGCAGGCATGGATAGCTATAAAGAAG GTCTGGGCTTCAAAGTGGAATGAGAGGGCATATTTCAGCACCAGAAAAGTGAAATTGGATCACGATTATCTCTGCATGGCTGTCCTTGTTCAGGAAATCATAAATGCTGATTACGCATTTGTAATCCACACCACTAATCCGTCTTCAGGAGACTCATCAGAGATATACGCTGAG GTTGTAAAGGGACTTGGTGAAACACTAGTTGGAGCATATCCTGGTCGTGCTTTAAGTTTTCTCTGCAAGAAAAATGATCTGAACTCTCCTCAG GTGTTGGGTTACCCAAGCAAACCCATTGGCCTTTTTATAAGGCGGTCTATAATTTTCCGATCGGATTCCAATGGTGAAGATCTAGAAGGATATGCTGGTGCTGGTCTTTATGACAG tgtACCAATGGATGAGGAAGAGAAAGTTATGCTGGACTACTCATCTGACCCGCTGATGATTGACGGGAACTTTCGGCACTCGATCCTCTCTAGCATTGCTCGTGCAGGTAGTGCCATTGAGGAGCTGTATGGGTCTCCACAGGACATTGAAGGCGTGATTAGAGATGGAAAAGTATTCGTGGTCCAGACGAGGCCTCAGATGTGA